A window from Streptomyces sp. NBC_00299 encodes these proteins:
- a CDS encoding RNA polymerase sigma factor SigF produces the protein MRNGDGPVRDEERGTRELSDGAAPCSDGAENPGVGPSGPSGSRRMADGIDGIPEQARPHPEDNSAEAGFLADGRDDEGAVQGAPPGGRAGVSPVRAGARARERATGGTMSEHQRNAEDEAMSAHSVQATQHHPQDRSGARAMFVELRKLQDGSPEYADLRNKLVRMHLPLVEHLARRFRNRGEPLDDLTQVATIGLIKSVDRFDPERGVEFSTYATPTVVGEIKRHFRDKGWAVRVPRRLQELRLALTTATAELSQQHGRSPTVHELAEKLAISEEEVLEGLESANAYSTLSLDVPDTDDESPAVADTLGAEDEALEGVEYRESLKPLLEDLPPREKRILLLRFFGNMTQSQIAQEVGISQMHVSRLLARTLAQLREKLLVEE, from the coding sequence GTGAGGAACGGGGACGGGCCGGTGCGGGACGAAGAGCGCGGCACACGGGAGCTGTCGGACGGCGCTGCCCCCTGCTCGGACGGAGCCGAGAACCCGGGAGTGGGCCCGAGCGGTCCGAGCGGTTCCCGACGCATGGCGGACGGCATCGACGGCATCCCCGAGCAGGCCCGGCCGCACCCGGAGGACAACTCCGCGGAGGCCGGCTTCCTGGCCGACGGACGGGATGACGAAGGCGCCGTGCAGGGCGCGCCTCCGGGCGGGCGGGCCGGGGTCTCCCCGGTCCGCGCGGGGGCGAGGGCTCGGGAGAGGGCAACGGGCGGGACGATGAGCGAGCACCAGCGAAACGCCGAGGACGAGGCGATGAGCGCGCACAGCGTGCAGGCCACGCAGCACCACCCTCAGGACCGCAGCGGGGCGCGCGCCATGTTCGTCGAGCTGCGCAAGCTGCAGGACGGCAGCCCGGAGTACGCGGACCTGCGCAACAAGCTGGTCCGTATGCACCTGCCGCTCGTCGAGCACCTCGCGCGCCGCTTCCGCAACCGCGGCGAGCCGCTCGACGACCTCACCCAGGTCGCCACCATCGGTCTGATCAAGTCGGTCGACCGGTTCGACCCGGAGCGTGGCGTCGAGTTCTCGACGTACGCGACCCCGACGGTCGTCGGCGAGATCAAGCGGCACTTCCGCGACAAGGGCTGGGCGGTGCGGGTGCCGCGGCGTCTCCAGGAGCTGCGCCTCGCCCTGACGACGGCCACGGCCGAGCTGTCCCAGCAGCACGGGCGCTCCCCGACCGTCCACGAACTCGCCGAGAAGCTGGCGATCTCGGAGGAGGAGGTCCTGGAGGGCCTGGAGTCCGCCAACGCGTACTCCACGCTGTCCCTGGACGTCCCCGACACGGACGACGAGTCCCCTGCGGTCGCGGACACCCTCGGCGCGGAGGACGAGGCGCTGGAGGGCGTCGAGTACCGCGAGTCGCTGAAGCCGCTGCTCGAAGATCTCCCGCCGCGCGAGAAGCGGATCCTGCTGCTGCGCTTCTTCGGCAACATGACCCAGTCGCAGATCGCGCAGGAGGTCGGCATCTCCCAGATGCACGTGTCCCGCCTGCTGGCCCGCACGCTGGCGCAGCTGCGGGAGAAGCTGCTGGTGGAGGAGTAA
- a CDS encoding diacylglycerol/lipid kinase family protein: MRALLVVNPAATTTSARTRDVLIHALASEMKLEAVTTEYRGHARDLGRQAAESDDVDLVVALGGDGTVNEVVNGLLHNGPDPDRLPRLAVVPGGSTNVFARALGLPNDAVEATGALLDALREGSERTVGMGIAAGTPGTEDEAVPDRWFTFCAGLGFDAGVVGRVEQQRERGKRSTHALYLRQVVRQFLQEPNRRHGTITLERPGQDPVTDLVLSIICNTAPWTYLGNRPVYAAPKASFDTGLDVLGLSRMSTVAVARYATQLLTSSPERGAHGRHAVTLHDLDQFTLHSKVPLPLQMDGDHLGLRTSVTFTGVRRALRVIV; the protein is encoded by the coding sequence ATGCGTGCACTTCTCGTGGTCAATCCGGCAGCAACCACCACAAGCGCACGTACGCGCGATGTCCTGATCCACGCGCTCGCCAGCGAGATGAAGCTGGAGGCCGTCACCACCGAGTACCGCGGCCACGCGCGTGACCTGGGCCGGCAGGCGGCGGAGAGCGACGACGTCGACCTGGTGGTCGCCCTCGGCGGCGACGGCACCGTGAACGAGGTCGTCAACGGACTGTTGCACAACGGCCCCGACCCGGACCGTCTCCCCCGCCTCGCCGTGGTCCCCGGCGGCTCCACCAACGTCTTCGCCCGCGCCCTCGGCCTGCCCAACGACGCCGTGGAGGCGACCGGCGCCCTGCTCGACGCCCTGCGCGAAGGCAGCGAACGTACGGTCGGAATGGGCATAGCGGCCGGCACCCCGGGCACGGAGGACGAAGCCGTACCCGACAGATGGTTCACCTTCTGTGCGGGCCTCGGCTTCGACGCCGGCGTCGTCGGCCGGGTCGAGCAGCAGCGCGAGCGCGGCAAGAGGTCCACGCACGCCCTTTATCTGCGCCAGGTGGTACGCCAGTTCCTGCAGGAGCCCAACCGCCGGCACGGCACTATCACACTGGAGCGGCCGGGGCAGGATCCGGTGACCGATTTGGTGCTGTCCATAATCTGCAACACCGCTCCGTGGACGTATCTGGGCAATCGCCCGGTGTACGCGGCGCCTAAGGCCTCGTTCGATACCGGCCTCGACGTGCTCGGTCTCAGCCGTATGTCCACGGTCGCGGTTGCCCGGTATGCAACCCAGTTGCTCACTTCGTCCCCCGAGCGCGGAGCCCATGGCAGGCATGCGGTCACGCTCCACGACCTGGACCAGTTCACCTTGCATTCGAAGGTCCCTTTGCCCCTTCAGATGGACGGCGACCACCTGGGGCTGCGTACGAGCGTGACGTTCACAGGCGTACGCCGTGCACTGCGTGTGATTGTGTGA
- a CDS encoding WhiB family transcriptional regulator, with amino-acid sequence MDWRHNAVCREEDPELFFPIGNTGPALLQIEEAKAVCRRCPVMDQCLQWALESGQDSGVWGGLSEDERRAMKRRAARNRARQASA; translated from the coding sequence ATGGACTGGCGTCACAACGCCGTTTGCCGCGAGGAAGACCCCGAGCTCTTCTTCCCCATCGGCAACACCGGTCCTGCGCTGCTGCAGATCGAGGAAGCCAAGGCCGTCTGCCGTCGCTGCCCCGTTATGGATCAGTGTCTGCAGTGGGCGCTCGAGTCCGGCCAGGACTCCGGCGTCTGGGGTGGTCTCAGCGAGGACGAGCGTCGCGCCATGAAGCGCCGTGCCGCCCGCAACCGGGCCCGTCAGGCCTCCGCCTGA
- a CDS encoding sensor histidine kinase has translation MPSMNELVRQHTALDDSDLEWLHLLVSEWQLLSDLSFADLVLWVPTRDGTRYVSVAQMRPNTGPTSYQDDMVGHLVPRGRRPMLDAALDEGRIVREGDPEWREEVPVRVESIPVRRDGRVLGVIARNTNLLTVRTPSRLELTYLQSASDLAQMIAAGSFPFANQQVDMDASPRVGDGLIRVDADGIVQYASPNALSAYHRLGLAADLVGHHLGKTTAELAPTQGPVDEALAKVASGWAPREFEIESGDGVIQFRSIPLKPKGTRIGSLVLLRDVTELRRRERELITKDATIREIHHRVKNNLQTVAALLRLQARRIESDRGREALEEAVRRVGSIAIVHETLSQNLDERVEFDDIADRVLAMVAEISPGKVAGRRTGRFGILDAEVATPLSMVLTEILQNALEHGFREGDTGTVEVSAVRGGTTKQVRLLVTVQDDGVGLPEGFDPHTAGNLGLQIVRTLVEGELGGTFDMVPAPERGTRVILDIPVRAHK, from the coding sequence GTGCCCTCCATGAACGAACTCGTACGCCAGCACACGGCCCTCGACGACTCCGACCTCGAGTGGCTCCACCTGCTGGTCTCGGAGTGGCAGCTGCTCTCCGACCTCTCCTTCGCCGACCTCGTCCTGTGGGTCCCCACCCGCGACGGCACCCGCTATGTCTCCGTGGCGCAGATGCGGCCCAACACCGGCCCGACCTCGTACCAGGACGACATGGTCGGCCACCTCGTCCCGCGCGGCCGCCGCCCCATGCTGGACGCCGCGCTCGACGAGGGCCGGATCGTGCGGGAGGGTGACCCCGAGTGGCGCGAGGAGGTCCCGGTCCGCGTCGAGTCGATTCCCGTACGACGTGACGGGCGCGTCCTCGGCGTCATCGCGCGCAACACCAACCTGCTGACCGTGCGCACCCCCAGCCGCCTTGAGCTGACGTACCTCCAAAGTGCCTCGGATCTCGCGCAGATGATCGCGGCCGGATCGTTCCCGTTCGCCAACCAGCAGGTCGACATGGACGCCTCGCCCCGCGTCGGCGACGGCCTGATCCGCGTCGACGCCGACGGCATCGTCCAGTACGCCTCCCCGAACGCACTGTCGGCTTACCACCGCCTCGGCCTCGCCGCCGACCTCGTCGGCCATCACCTCGGCAAGACCACCGCCGAACTCGCCCCGACGCAGGGACCGGTGGACGAGGCGCTCGCCAAGGTCGCCAGCGGCTGGGCACCGCGCGAGTTCGAGATCGAGTCCGGTGACGGTGTGATCCAGTTCCGTTCGATCCCGCTCAAGCCCAAGGGCACGCGCATCGGTTCGCTGGTGCTGCTCCGGGACGTCACAGAACTGCGCCGCCGCGAGCGCGAGTTGATCACCAAGGACGCGACCATCCGGGAGATCCACCACCGCGTCAAGAACAACCTTCAGACGGTGGCGGCCCTGCTGCGCCTCCAGGCCCGCCGCATCGAGTCCGACCGCGGCCGCGAGGCCCTCGAAGAGGCGGTACGGCGGGTCGGGTCGATCGCGATCGTGCACGAGACGCTCTCCCAGAACCTCGACGAGCGCGTGGAGTTCGACGACATCGCCGACCGGGTGCTGGCGATGGTCGCCGAGATCTCGCCCGGCAAGGTCGCCGGCCGGCGCACCGGCCGCTTCGGCATCCTGGACGCGGAGGTCGCCACCCCGCTGTCGATGGTCCTGACCGAGATCCTCCAGAACGCGCTGGAGCACGGCTTCCGCGAGGGCGACACCGGCACGGTCGAGGTCTCGGCCGTCCGCGGCGGTACGACGAAGCAGGTCCGCCTTCTGGTCACGGTCCAGGACGACGGCGTGGGCCTCCCCGAGGGCTTCGACCCGCACACCGCGGGCAACCTCGGCCTGCAGATCGTACGGACGCTGGTGGAGGGCGAGTTGGGCGGCACGTTCGACATGGTCCCGGCACCGGAGCGGGGGACCAGGGTGATCCTGGACATCCCGGTTCGGGCGCACAAGTAA
- a CDS encoding TetR/AcrR family transcriptional regulator: protein MVSSEATTGTGAEARPAAKTRGRPRSFDRETALEKAILAFWERGYEATSVSDLTRAMDIGAPSLYAAFGDKRSLFDEVVRVYTSRYASFADRALAEEPTSRAAVERTLREAAGVYTDPGHPQGCLIAHAAINCTTPAVADSLRDRRNATIGAIRSRIEADIATGALHAGVNAPALARHAGAMIQGMSQQARDGASREELEALAEIAMANWPRT, encoded by the coding sequence ATGGTGAGCAGCGAGGCGACGACGGGGACCGGGGCGGAGGCGCGGCCTGCGGCTAAGACGCGCGGACGGCCCCGCTCCTTCGACCGTGAAACCGCTCTGGAGAAGGCGATCCTGGCCTTCTGGGAGCGTGGATACGAGGCGACGTCCGTCTCGGATCTCACCCGCGCCATGGACATCGGCGCCCCGAGTCTGTACGCGGCCTTCGGCGACAAGCGCTCGCTCTTCGATGAGGTCGTCCGCGTCTACACCTCGCGCTACGCCTCGTTCGCGGACCGCGCCCTCGCCGAGGAGCCCACCTCCCGGGCGGCCGTCGAGCGGACCCTGCGAGAGGCCGCCGGCGTCTACACGGATCCCGGCCATCCGCAGGGCTGCCTCATCGCCCACGCGGCCATCAACTGCACGACCCCGGCGGTCGCCGACTCGCTGCGCGACCGGCGCAACGCCACCATCGGTGCCATCCGCAGCCGTATCGAAGCGGACATCGCCACCGGCGCCCTCCACGCCGGTGTCAACGCCCCCGCCCTCGCCCGGCACGCCGGCGCAATGATCCAGGGCATGTCACAACAGGCGCGCGACGGGGCGAGCCGGGAGGAACTGGAGGCACTTGCGGAAATTGCCATGGCCAACTGGCCTCGCACATGA
- a CDS encoding SDR family oxidoreductase, which produces MGVLAGRTALVTGASRGIGRAIAERLAHDGAQVAVHYSSNEAAAKETVTSIETAGGSAFAVRAELGVPGDAETLWEAFDRHAQGVDILVNNAGMAIFATIGETDEEAYDRTQAVNAKAPFFIVKHGLGRLRDHGRIINVTAATDYAIAPIAATHMAKGAVTTLTRSLAAELAPRGITANSVGPGFIDTDLTSAALADPGIRGHAEAVSVFKRVGTSSDVADVVAFLASPDSRWVTGQHIDATGGSLLSLH; this is translated from the coding sequence ATGGGCGTGCTTGCGGGCAGGACGGCACTGGTCACGGGGGCGAGCAGGGGGATCGGACGAGCGATCGCCGAGCGGCTGGCACACGACGGGGCGCAGGTCGCCGTGCACTACAGCAGTAACGAGGCGGCGGCGAAGGAGACGGTCACCTCGATCGAGACGGCGGGCGGCAGCGCGTTCGCGGTCCGCGCCGAACTGGGCGTGCCCGGTGACGCCGAGACTCTCTGGGAGGCCTTCGACCGGCATGCGCAGGGCGTGGACATCCTGGTGAACAACGCGGGCATGGCGATTTTCGCGACCATCGGGGAGACGGACGAGGAGGCGTACGACCGGACGCAGGCGGTCAACGCGAAGGCACCGTTCTTCATCGTCAAGCACGGCCTCGGACGCCTGCGCGACCACGGCCGGATCATCAATGTCACGGCCGCCACGGACTACGCCATCGCTCCCATAGCCGCCACCCACATGGCCAAGGGCGCGGTCACCACCCTGACCCGCTCACTCGCTGCCGAGTTGGCACCGCGCGGTATCACCGCCAACTCCGTCGGGCCCGGCTTCATCGACACGGACCTGACGAGCGCCGCACTCGCCGACCCCGGCATACGCGGGCACGCCGAGGCCGTCTCGGTCTTCAAGCGCGTAGGTACGTCGTCCGACGTGGCCGACGTGGTGGCCTTCCTGGCGTCGCCCGACTCCCGCTGGGTCACGGGGCAGCACATCGACGCGACCGGGGGCTCGCTGCTGAGCCTGCACTAG
- a CDS encoding SIS domain-containing protein encodes MTTTTPYPPDPHAPHNELPGRIMAREMAEQPSVLRRILSQGAPAISRVAQEIAARAPRFALLTARGTSDHAALYAKYLLEIRLGLPCGLTSMSTTTAYGARPDLTDVLVTAVSQSGGSPDLVASTRAAREAGAITLAVTNNPDSPLAAVSEYHLDIMAGPERALPATKTYTASLLALYLFVEGLRGGDGTPAMALPDLAEQLLARQDEVRTLAARYRFAERMVITSRGYGYPTAKEAALKLMETSYIPALAYSGADLLHGPLAMVDNVSPVIAVVTDGKGGEVLQPVLDRLRGRGADLVVIGARHQVAQASAGFVLPTEGVAEELQPILEILPLQLLAYEVTIARGQDPDAPRALAKVTETR; translated from the coding sequence ATGACCACCACGACCCCGTACCCTCCCGACCCGCACGCCCCTCACAACGAACTCCCCGGCCGGATCATGGCCCGCGAGATGGCCGAACAGCCCTCCGTGCTGCGCCGGATCCTGTCCCAGGGCGCCCCCGCCATCAGCCGCGTCGCCCAGGAGATCGCCGCCCGCGCGCCCCGCTTCGCCCTGCTCACCGCCCGCGGGACCTCCGACCACGCCGCGCTCTACGCCAAGTACCTCCTGGAGATCCGCCTCGGCCTGCCCTGCGGCCTGACCTCCATGTCGACCACCACCGCCTACGGCGCCCGTCCCGACCTCACCGACGTCCTGGTCACCGCCGTGAGCCAGTCCGGCGGCTCCCCGGACCTCGTCGCCTCGACCCGGGCCGCCCGCGAGGCCGGCGCGATCACGCTCGCGGTGACCAACAACCCCGACTCCCCGCTGGCCGCCGTCTCCGAGTACCACCTCGACATCATGGCCGGACCGGAGAGGGCCCTGCCCGCGACCAAGACCTATACGGCCTCCCTTCTCGCCTTGTACCTCTTCGTCGAAGGTCTGCGCGGCGGTGACGGCACCCCCGCCATGGCGCTGCCGGATCTCGCCGAGCAACTGCTCGCCCGGCAGGACGAGGTGCGCACCCTCGCCGCCCGCTACCGCTTCGCCGAACGCATGGTGATCACCTCCCGCGGCTACGGCTACCCCACGGCCAAGGAAGCCGCCCTCAAGCTCATGGAGACCAGCTACATCCCGGCCCTCGCCTACTCAGGCGCCGACCTGCTGCACGGCCCGCTCGCCATGGTCGACAACGTCTCGCCGGTCATCGCGGTCGTCACCGACGGCAAGGGCGGCGAGGTGCTCCAGCCCGTCCTCGACCGGCTCCGCGGCCGTGGCGCCGACCTGGTCGTCATCGGCGCCCGGCACCAGGTCGCGCAGGCCTCGGCCGGTTTCGTCCTGCCCACCGAGGGCGTCGCCGAGGAACTCCAGCCGATCCTGGAGATCCTCCCGCTCCAGCTCCTGGCCTACGAGGTCACCATCGCCCGAGGCCAGGACCCGGATGCGCCGCGGGCGCTGGCGAAGGTGACGGAGACGCGCTGA
- the nagB gene encoding glucosamine-6-phosphate deaminase: MEVVIVPDAKAGGELIAEAMAQLLRRKPDALLGVATGSTPLPIYAALAAKVRSGAVDASRARIAQLDEYVGLPAEHPESYRSVLRREVLEPLGVGMDAFMGPDGTAEDVPGACEAYDAALAEAGGVDLQLLGIGTDGHIGFNEPCSSLASRTRIKTLTEQTRVDNARFFDGDIEQVPHHVITQGIGTILEARHLVLLATGEGKADAVAATVEGPIAAVCPASALQLHPHATVVVDDAAASKLKLADYFRHTYANKPEWQGI, from the coding sequence GTGGAAGTTGTCATCGTTCCGGACGCCAAGGCGGGTGGCGAGCTGATAGCCGAGGCCATGGCCCAGCTACTGCGGCGCAAGCCCGACGCCCTGCTCGGCGTGGCCACCGGGTCGACGCCACTGCCCATCTACGCGGCACTCGCGGCCAAGGTGCGCTCGGGCGCCGTCGATGCCTCGCGGGCGCGGATCGCGCAGCTCGACGAGTATGTGGGGCTGCCGGCCGAGCACCCGGAGTCGTACCGGTCGGTGCTGCGCCGTGAGGTGCTGGAGCCGCTCGGGGTCGGGATGGACGCGTTCATGGGGCCGGACGGTACGGCCGAGGACGTGCCTGGGGCGTGCGAGGCGTATGACGCGGCGCTGGCCGAAGCGGGGGGTGTGGACCTGCAGTTGCTCGGGATCGGGACCGACGGGCACATCGGGTTCAACGAGCCGTGCTCCTCGCTGGCGTCGAGGACCCGGATCAAGACGCTGACGGAGCAGACCCGGGTCGACAACGCGCGGTTCTTCGACGGGGACATCGAGCAGGTGCCGCATCACGTCATCACCCAGGGGATCGGGACGATCCTGGAGGCGCGGCACCTGGTGCTGCTCGCCACCGGTGAGGGCAAGGCGGACGCGGTAGCCGCGACCGTCGAGGGGCCGATCGCGGCCGTGTGCCCGGCCTCGGCCCTGCAACTGCACCCGCACGCCACGGTCGTCGTCGACGACGCTGCCGCGTCCAAGCTGAAGCTGGCCGACTACTTCCGGCACACCTACGCCAACAAGCCGGAGTGGCAGGGGATTTAG
- a CDS encoding helix-turn-helix transcriptional regulator: MSEQVHNRLAMVRAERKVSRQSLAEAVGAHYQTIGYIERGQYNPSLDLALKIAKFFGLPVEALFSLDPFRPLTDEVYGRKQS, from the coding sequence ATGAGCGAGCAGGTGCACAACAGGTTGGCGATGGTGCGTGCCGAACGCAAGGTGTCGCGCCAGAGCCTGGCCGAGGCAGTGGGAGCCCACTACCAGACCATCGGCTACATCGAGCGGGGGCAGTACAACCCGAGCCTCGACCTGGCACTGAAGATCGCGAAGTTCTTCGGACTGCCGGTCGAGGCTCTGTTCTCCCTCGATCCGTTCCGGCCGCTCACGGACGAGGTCTACGGGAGGAAACAGTCATGA
- a CDS encoding glycoside hydrolase family 3 protein yields the protein MTTFASGTDTLTRDALTVLQPGFTGTTAPDWLLRRLGEGLASVGLFGRNIASPEQLAALTAQLRAERDDVLVAIDEEGGDVTRLEVRTGSSFPGNHALGAVDDVELTREVAFEMGRRLAACGVNLNWAPSADVNSNPSNPVIGVRSFGADTALVARHTAAYVTGLQSAGVAACAKHFPGHGDTAVDSHHSMPRIDAEASVLADRELSPFRAAIAAGTRAMMSAHILVPALDPDHPATLSRPVLTDLLRGELGYTGLIVTDGMEMQAIAATYGIERGSVLAIAAGADAICVGGGLADDETVRRLRDALVGAVRAGELPEERLAEAAQRVRELAGWTAGVPGTEGEARPDVGLVAARRALKVTGSEGFTPLTEAPYVAAFTPVANIAVGDETPWGVAAELARLLPGTETGGYAGEEAGLEALQAAAGRRMVAVVRDEHRHPWMATALDTLLRSRPDTVVVEMGVPQAKARGALHIATHGAARVCGRAAAEVIAGV from the coding sequence ATGACGACTTTCGCCAGCGGCACCGACACACTGACGCGCGATGCCCTGACCGTCCTCCAGCCCGGATTCACCGGCACCACCGCCCCCGACTGGCTGCTGCGCCGCCTCGGCGAGGGCCTCGCCTCCGTCGGCCTGTTCGGCCGCAACATCGCCTCGCCCGAGCAACTGGCAGCCCTGACGGCCCAGTTGCGCGCCGAGCGCGACGACGTCCTGGTCGCGATCGACGAGGAGGGGGGTGATGTGACGCGGCTGGAGGTGCGCACCGGTTCCAGCTTCCCCGGCAACCACGCCCTGGGCGCGGTGGACGACGTGGAGCTGACGCGGGAGGTGGCCTTCGAGATGGGCCGCCGCCTGGCGGCCTGCGGAGTGAACCTCAACTGGGCCCCGTCGGCCGACGTGAACTCCAACCCTTCGAACCCGGTCATCGGCGTACGTTCCTTCGGCGCCGACACCGCGCTGGTCGCCCGGCACACCGCGGCCTACGTCACCGGCCTGCAGTCGGCGGGCGTGGCGGCCTGCGCCAAGCACTTCCCGGGCCACGGGGACACGGCGGTCGACTCCCACCACTCGATGCCCCGCATCGACGCCGAGGCCTCGGTCCTGGCCGACCGGGAACTCTCCCCGTTCCGCGCGGCGATCGCCGCCGGCACGAGGGCCATGATGAGCGCGCACATCCTGGTTCCGGCCCTGGATCCCGACCACCCGGCAACCCTGTCCCGGCCCGTCCTGACGGACCTGCTGCGCGGCGAACTCGGCTACACCGGCCTGATCGTCACCGACGGCATGGAGATGCAGGCCATCGCCGCCACCTACGGCATCGAACGCGGCAGCGTCCTCGCCATCGCGGCCGGTGCCGACGCGATCTGCGTGGGCGGCGGCCTCGCCGACGACGAGACGGTACGCCGCCTGCGCGACGCCCTGGTCGGGGCGGTACGCGCCGGCGAACTCCCCGAGGAACGGCTGGCGGAGGCGGCGCAGCGGGTCCGCGAGCTGGCCGGCTGGACGGCCGGCGTCCCCGGTACCGAGGGCGAGGCGCGCCCGGACGTGGGCCTCGTCGCCGCCCGGCGCGCACTGAAGGTGACCGGCTCGGAGGGCTTCACCCCGCTCACCGAGGCGCCGTACGTCGCCGCGTTCACCCCCGTCGCGAACATCGCCGTCGGCGACGAGACCCCCTGGGGCGTCGCCGCCGAACTTGCCCGACTGCTCCCCGGTACCGAGACGGGCGGCTACGCGGGGGAGGAGGCGGGCCTGGAGGCGCTGCAGGCAGCGGCCGGCCGTCGCATGGTGGCCGTCGTCCGCGACGAGCACCGCCATCCGTGGATGGCAACGGCCCTCGACACCCTGCTGCGCTCCCGCCCGGACACGGTCGTCGTCGAAATGGGCGTCCCCCAGGCCAAAGCCCGCGGCGCCCTGCACATCGCCACGCACGGTGCGGCCCGCGTGTGCGGGCGTGCGGCGGCGGAGGTCATCGCCGGGGTGTGA
- a CDS encoding carbohydrate ABC transporter permease, whose translation MKRSLFGRLWPNVTAVVLFIGFVFPVYWMFSTAFKPTGDIISENPVWFPTDITFDHFKRATGVDHFWTYVTNSLIVTLCAVGFALVIALAGSFALARMRFKGRRGFVIGFMMAQMAPWEVMIIAMYMIVRDASMLNSLLPLTVFYMMMILPFTILTLRGFVAAVPRELEEAAMVDGCSRAQAFRKVILPLLAPGLMSTSLFGFITAWNEFPLVLVLNKEAEAQTLPLWLSSFQTAFGNDWGATMAASSLFAIPILILFVFLQRKAVSGLTAGAVKG comes from the coding sequence GTGAAGCGCTCACTCTTCGGCCGTCTGTGGCCCAACGTCACGGCCGTCGTCCTGTTCATCGGCTTCGTCTTCCCCGTGTACTGGATGTTCTCCACGGCCTTCAAGCCGACCGGCGACATCATCTCGGAGAACCCGGTGTGGTTCCCGACCGACATCACCTTCGACCACTTCAAGCGGGCGACCGGCGTCGACCACTTCTGGACGTACGTCACCAACTCGCTGATCGTCACCCTGTGCGCGGTCGGCTTCGCCCTGGTCATCGCGCTGGCGGGCTCCTTCGCCCTGGCCCGGATGCGGTTCAAGGGGCGGCGCGGGTTCGTCATCGGCTTCATGATGGCCCAGATGGCGCCCTGGGAGGTCATGATCATCGCGATGTACATGATCGTGCGGGACGCGTCGATGCTGAACAGCCTTCTGCCGCTGACGGTCTTCTACATGATGATGATCCTGCCCTTCACCATCCTGACCCTGCGCGGTTTCGTCGCTGCGGTCCCCAGGGAGCTGGAGGAGGCCGCGATGGTCGACGGCTGCAGCCGCGCCCAGGCCTTCCGCAAGGTCATCCTGCCGCTGCTGGCGCCGGGCCTGATGTCCACGTCCCTGTTCGGCTTCATCACCGCATGGAATGAATTCCCCCTGGTCCTGGTGCTGAACAAGGAGGCCGAGGCGCAGACCCTGCCACTGTGGCTGTCCAGCTTCCAGACCGCCTTCGGCAACGACTGGGGCGCGACGATGGCTGCGTCCTCCCTCTTCGCCATCCCGATCCTGATCCTCTTCGTCTTCCTGCAGCGCAAGGCTGTCAGCGGCCTGACGGCCGGCGCCGTGAAGGGATAA